The following are encoded together in the Lachnospiraceae bacterium genome:
- the rsmB gene encoding 16S rRNA (cytosine(967)-C(5))-methyltransferase RsmB, whose product MNDMRKEAALALEEILYRGGYSSLIVNQHLKAFPSSVSELDRRFFTGLVYTTLTHLISIDAIIETYSKVPMKKIKPYLLICLRLGVCQLRYMDGTPDRAAIYQTVELVKKSRFQALAGYVNGVLRAAQREACAFPMPDLEREPVRALALQYDMPEWIVQKWMQDYGRGQSEELLQKMTEPGAVCVRINTLKASLEEAKAALAGQAEIWPGVLPEAVYVRHTGDISKWKLYEEGWITVQDESSMLAALAVGAQPGERVLDLCGAPGGKSTFMAQLMRDQGCISCRDLYPHRVKLIEDNQKRLGISCIHAEAADGCVQRTEDQEAYDRVLLDAPCSGLGILRSKPDIKLHHRPEGEEELVQLQRKLLQAAAAALKPGGTLVYSTCTLSKCENEDQIEWFLQQNSKFSVESLEKRLPSLPECDRLWAKYLTLWPQKNGHDGFFVAALKKKG is encoded by the coding sequence ATGAATGATATGCGCAAGGAAGCCGCGCTGGCATTAGAAGAAATTCTATACCGGGGCGGCTATAGTTCCCTTATAGTGAATCAGCATTTAAAAGCATTTCCGTCATCTGTTTCCGAGCTCGACCGACGGTTTTTTACAGGTCTAGTCTATACTACGCTCACTCATCTGATTTCAATTGACGCGATCATTGAAACCTACTCCAAAGTGCCGATGAAAAAAATCAAGCCCTATTTGCTCATCTGCCTGCGTCTAGGGGTCTGCCAGCTGCGTTATATGGATGGAACGCCGGATCGCGCCGCCATTTACCAGACGGTAGAGCTGGTTAAAAAGTCACGCTTTCAGGCACTGGCCGGATATGTAAACGGAGTTTTGCGCGCGGCGCAAAGAGAGGCATGTGCCTTTCCGATGCCGGATTTGGAGCGAGAACCAGTGAGGGCGCTGGCCCTTCAGTATGATATGCCAGAATGGATTGTACAAAAATGGATGCAGGATTACGGCCGAGGGCAGAGCGAGGAGCTTCTGCAAAAGATGACAGAGCCAGGAGCGGTCTGCGTGCGTATCAATACGTTAAAGGCTTCATTAGAAGAAGCAAAAGCAGCGCTGGCCGGTCAGGCGGAGATTTGGCCGGGTGTTTTGCCGGAGGCAGTTTATGTGCGTCATACGGGCGACATTTCTAAGTGGAAGCTGTATGAAGAGGGGTGGATCACCGTTCAGGATGAAAGCAGCATGCTGGCAGCGCTAGCGGTAGGGGCTCAGCCGGGAGAGCGCGTGCTGGACCTATGCGGAGCGCCGGGTGGTAAATCTACTTTTATGGCACAGCTTATGAGGGATCAGGGCTGCATCAGCTGCCGGGATCTGTATCCGCACCGCGTAAAGCTGATTGAGGATAATCAGAAGCGGTTGGGGATTTCATGCATCCATGCGGAAGCAGCAGATGGGTGCGTGCAGCGCACAGAGGATCAGGAGGCCTATGACAGGGTACTGCTGGATGCCCCCTGCTCAGGGCTGGGAATCCTGCGCTCTAAGCCGGATATCAAGCTGCATCATAGACCAGAAGGAGAAGAAGAGCTGGTTCAGCTGCAAAGAAAGCTTCTGCAGGCGGCGGCAGCAGCGCTAAAGCCGGGCGGTACTTTGGTGTATAGCACCTGCACGCTGAGTAAATGTGAAAATGAGGATCAGATCGAATGGTTTTTACAACAAAATTCCAAATTTTCAGTAGAGTCGTTAGAAAAGCGTTTGCCAAGCCTGCCGGAATGTGATAGACTATGGGCGAAGTATTTGACCTTATGGCCGCAGAAGAATGGCCACGACGGTTTTTTTGTAGCAGCACTAAAAAAGAAGGGATGA
- a CDS encoding zinc metallopeptidase has protein sequence MFWIDRYYIILVLPTVILALYAQAKVSSTFRRYSQERSYKGMTGQAVALSIMRGAGILDVPVEMTSGHLTDHYDPRNRVLRLSESVYNSTSIAAVGVAAHEAGHAIQHQMGYAPLQIRNAIIPLTRIGSSLAMPLVFLGILMGGLSSVSNQFGWYIIVAGIALFGIAVLFQVITLPVELNASSRALRLLSENQILMEDEMGKARKVLQAAALTYVAAMAQALANLLRLLLIVGGRRNRNE, from the coding sequence ATGTTCTGGATAGACCGATATTATATTATTCTGGTGCTGCCAACTGTGATTTTGGCGCTGTATGCGCAGGCGAAGGTCAGCTCAACGTTTCGGCGCTACAGTCAGGAGAGAAGCTATAAGGGCATGACCGGACAAGCAGTTGCGCTGAGCATTATGCGCGGCGCAGGCATTTTAGACGTACCGGTGGAGATGACATCGGGTCACCTGACGGATCATTATGATCCGAGAAACCGAGTGCTGCGCCTTTCTGAAAGCGTATATAACAGCACATCTATCGCCGCCGTCGGCGTGGCAGCGCATGAGGCAGGGCATGCGATTCAGCATCAAATGGGCTATGCGCCGCTGCAGATCAGAAATGCGATTATTCCGCTTACCAGGATTGGCTCTAGCCTAGCGATGCCCTTGGTGTTTTTAGGAATTCTTATGGGCGGACTCAGCAGCGTAAGCAATCAGTTTGGATGGTATATCATTGTAGCAGGCATTGCCCTGTTTGGGATAGCAGTGCTATTTCAGGTCATTACGCTTCCGGTAGAGCTGAACGCATCTTCAAGAGCGCTGCGCTTGCTCAGCGAAAATCAGATTTTAATGGAAGACGAAATGGGAAAAGCACGAAAGGTCCTGCAGGCTGCCGCCCTGACCTATGTTGCGGCCATGGCACAGGCACTTGCCAATTTGCTGCGCCTGCTTTTGATTGTAGGAGGGCGCAGAAACCGCAATGAATGA
- a CDS encoding methionyl-tRNA formyltransferase, with translation MRIVYMGTPEIAASVLQAVHELPVEIVGVWTQPDKPVGRKQILTPPPVKVLAEQYGLPVYQPQRIKRKAEVQRLRELQPDLILVTAYGQILSEEILAIPPLGCINMHASLLPRYRGAAPIQWAIVNGEKETGVTAMMMDCGVDTGDMLLRRAVPIEPEETAQSLYQKLASEGAALMQEVVRRLLAGETLPREKQPEEQATYAPMIQKEDGLIDWSQSAQQIEQKMRGFAPWPGVYTHLDGKKLSILEAQAALEAAEPQKPGTVLEEGLQGKHPRFLVQTGRGVLEVKQLQLQGKKAMAAEAFLRGSALNGKILA, from the coding sequence ATGAGAATTGTCTATATGGGCACGCCGGAGATTGCGGCTTCGGTACTGCAGGCGGTGCATGAGCTGCCGGTAGAGATTGTAGGCGTGTGGACGCAGCCGGATAAGCCGGTCGGGCGAAAACAGATTCTGACGCCGCCCCCTGTTAAGGTGCTGGCGGAGCAGTACGGGCTCCCGGTCTATCAGCCGCAGCGCATTAAGCGAAAGGCAGAGGTGCAGCGGCTGCGGGAGCTGCAGCCGGACCTAATCCTGGTTACGGCTTATGGGCAGATTTTGAGTGAAGAGATTTTGGCGATTCCGCCGCTGGGGTGTATCAATATGCATGCTTCTCTGCTGCCGCGCTATCGAGGGGCAGCGCCGATTCAGTGGGCAATCGTCAACGGAGAAAAGGAAACGGGCGTTACGGCTATGATGATGGACTGCGGCGTGGATACCGGTGATATGCTGCTACGCAGAGCGGTGCCCATTGAGCCGGAGGAGACAGCGCAGAGCCTGTATCAGAAGCTGGCATCAGAGGGCGCCGCCTTGATGCAGGAGGTTGTACGGCGCCTCCTAGCAGGGGAGACGCTGCCTAGGGAGAAGCAGCCGGAAGAGCAGGCGACCTATGCGCCGATGATCCAGAAGGAGGATGGACTGATTGACTGGAGTCAGAGCGCGCAGCAAATCGAGCAGAAAATGCGAGGATTTGCACCGTGGCCCGGCGTGTACACTCATTTAGACGGAAAAAAGCTGAGTATTTTGGAAGCGCAGGCGGCCTTGGAAGCGGCAGAGCCGCAAAAGCCAGGGACGGTTTTAGAGGAAGGACTGCAGGGAAAGCATCCTAGATTCTTGGTACAGACTGGGCGGGGAGTGCTGGAAGTCAAGCAGCTGCAGCTGCAGGGAAAAAAGGCGATGGCCGCTGAGGCTTTTTTGCGCGGCAGCGCACTTAATGGAAAAATTTTAGCCTAA
- the def gene encoding peptide deformylase has protein sequence MALRNIRINEDPILRKTSRRVEELDQRTQTLIDDMFETMYDAGGVGLAAVQVGVLKQIIVIDTDEPGEKLVLINPEIIDEQGEQQTPEGCLSIPGRSGIVKRPETVTVRAMDREGNIFEKTGKGLLAKAFCHEIDHLSGVLYIDKIDRWLSEE, from the coding sequence ATGGCACTTCGTAATATTAGAATCAATGAGGATCCGATCCTCCGCAAAACTTCAAGAAGGGTGGAGGAGCTGGATCAAAGGACGCAGACCTTGATCGACGACATGTTTGAAACGATGTATGATGCGGGCGGCGTGGGTCTGGCGGCCGTACAGGTGGGTGTTTTAAAGCAGATTATTGTGATCGATACGGACGAGCCGGGGGAAAAGCTGGTGCTGATCAATCCGGAGATTATCGATGAGCAAGGTGAGCAGCAGACGCCGGAGGGATGCCTGAGCATTCCGGGGCGTTCTGGCATTGTCAAACGGCCGGAGACGGTTACGGTGAGGGCGATGGACAGGGAAGGAAATATATTTGAGAAGACGGGAAAGGGCCTTTTGGCAAAGGCGTTCTGTCATGAAATTGATCATTTAAGCGGTGTGCTGTATATTGATAAGATTGATCGGTGGCTGAGTGAGGAATAA
- the priA gene encoding primosomal protein N' has translation MARYAKIIIDLHHQKIDRIYTYLVGEALSQHIKEGMLVEVPFGMGNRSAQGYVIALTQEAEFPEQRLKQISRIVSPEPVFSKDNLELARRMKERYDAPLSACLALFVPKIPSFGDPVVQKVLLRQMPQNEHLGKSQRHFLNCLAESKGERMELRRLRQTAPISKASLLSLVQKGYVDLYEESEGKPPAAFVSPKTSKPLPLNAQQLAVRTQLEQAIEQERSQGFLLHGITGSGKTEIYMQCIQKALSLGKQAILLVPEISLTPQLVHVFTERFGDIVGITHSRMTDRERSLQWRLAKKGAYRVMIGPRSALFTPFTQLGLIIIDEEHESSYKSEQQAPHYHAREVAQMLCEQQSCPFLLGSATPSIESYFEAQQGKLTLLTLTQRAVRDAALPSIELVDMRAELEAGHMSVFCRALIAAMREKLQKREQIILFLNRKGYATFVNCRKCGFVLNCPRCYLPYTYHKDQNKLICHHCGKEAALPEVCPECGSPYIRQFGAGTQRIQEEAERLFPQARIMRMDMGTMRNREDYIRVYEQFLHHEGDILIGTQMIAKGFDFPDVTLVGVLAADMTLYSTDYHSTERTFQLITQVAGRAGRAQKRGQVLVQTYSPDHYCIQKAKEQDYEGFYQKELAARKIMECPPFTHLAEVLLTGTKEEVVIQGARRLGMWMEHYAKGREIEILGPSPASLGRINNVFRWKLLVKCREEQRLRAFIRYCCDRFMQEEKRVTVFTDIDPVTIL, from the coding sequence ATGGCGCGGTATGCCAAGATTATTATCGATCTGCATCACCAGAAAATAGACCGGATCTATACGTATTTGGTCGGCGAAGCGCTTTCCCAGCACATCAAAGAAGGTATGCTGGTGGAGGTTCCCTTTGGAATGGGGAACCGAAGCGCTCAGGGGTATGTGATAGCACTGACACAGGAGGCGGAATTTCCGGAGCAGAGGCTAAAGCAGATCAGCAGGATTGTCAGTCCGGAGCCGGTTTTTTCTAAGGATAATCTGGAGCTGGCGAGAAGAATGAAGGAGCGGTATGATGCACCGCTGTCTGCTTGTCTGGCATTATTTGTGCCAAAGATTCCTAGTTTTGGTGATCCGGTTGTGCAGAAGGTGTTGCTCAGGCAAATGCCGCAGAATGAACACTTAGGAAAAAGTCAGCGTCATTTTTTGAATTGCCTTGCCGAGAGCAAAGGAGAGAGGATGGAGCTTCGCAGGCTTCGTCAGACAGCGCCGATCAGCAAAGCCTCATTGCTTTCCTTGGTGCAAAAAGGATATGTAGATCTGTATGAAGAGTCGGAGGGAAAACCGCCGGCTGCTTTTGTTTCTCCAAAAACGAGCAAGCCCTTGCCGCTGAACGCGCAGCAGCTAGCTGTCAGAACGCAGCTGGAGCAAGCGATAGAGCAAGAGAGGAGTCAGGGCTTTTTGCTGCATGGCATTACCGGGAGCGGAAAAACGGAAATTTATATGCAGTGTATCCAAAAAGCGCTGTCGCTGGGAAAGCAGGCCATATTGCTCGTGCCGGAAATCAGCCTCACACCGCAGTTGGTGCATGTTTTTACAGAGAGGTTTGGCGATATCGTAGGCATTACGCACAGCCGCATGACAGACCGCGAGCGTTCTTTGCAGTGGCGGCTGGCGAAAAAAGGAGCCTATCGAGTTATGATCGGTCCGCGTTCAGCTTTGTTTACACCGTTTACACAATTGGGGCTCATTATTATTGATGAGGAGCATGAGAGCAGCTATAAATCTGAGCAGCAGGCGCCTCATTATCATGCCAGGGAGGTAGCGCAGATGCTCTGCGAGCAGCAGAGCTGCCCGTTTCTGCTGGGGTCAGCAACACCTTCCATTGAGAGCTATTTTGAGGCGCAGCAGGGAAAACTAACGCTGCTTACGCTGACGCAGCGTGCTGTGCGGGACGCGGCGCTGCCAAGCATTGAGCTGGTTGATATGCGCGCTGAGCTAGAAGCAGGGCATATGAGTGTTTTTTGCCGGGCGCTGATTGCAGCGATGCGAGAGAAGCTGCAAAAAAGAGAACAGATCATATTATTTTTAAACCGAAAGGGTTATGCTACTTTTGTCAACTGCCGAAAATGCGGCTTTGTGCTGAACTGTCCACGCTGCTATCTGCCATATACCTATCATAAGGATCAAAATAAGCTGATCTGTCATCACTGCGGAAAAGAGGCAGCGCTTCCGGAGGTTTGTCCGGAATGCGGATCGCCGTATATACGGCAGTTTGGCGCAGGCACGCAGCGGATTCAGGAGGAGGCCGAGCGGCTTTTTCCGCAGGCCCGCATTATGCGGATGGATATGGGAACCATGAGAAACCGGGAAGATTATATTCGGGTCTATGAACAGTTTTTGCATCATGAGGGGGACATCTTGATTGGTACGCAGATGATTGCAAAGGGCTTTGATTTTCCGGATGTTACCCTAGTAGGGGTATTGGCCGCTGATATGACTTTATATAGCACAGATTATCATAGCACAGAGCGCACCTTTCAGCTGATTACGCAGGTGGCCGGCCGTGCGGGCCGCGCCCAGAAGAGAGGTCAGGTTTTGGTGCAGACCTATTCGCCCGATCATTACTGCATACAGAAGGCGAAAGAACAGGATTATGAGGGATTTTATCAAAAAGAACTGGCAGCGCGGAAAATTATGGAATGTCCGCCCTTTACGCATTTGGCGGAAGTGCTGCTGACCGGCACAAAGGAAGAGGTCGTCATCCAGGGAGCCAGAAGACTGGGAATGTGGATGGAGCATTATGCAAAGGGTCGGGAGATTGAGATTCTGGGACCTTCTCCAGCTTCGCTGGGAAGAATCAATAATGTTTTTCGCTGGAAGCTGCTTGTTAAATGCAGAGAAGAGCAGCGGCTCAGGGCTTTTATACGATACTGCTGCGATCGGTTTATGCAGGAAGAAAAAAGAGTAACGGTATTTACGGATATTGATCCGGTTACAATACTATAA
- a CDS encoding DNA-directed RNA polymerase subunit omega, which produces MLHPSYKELIDHVNHVNTEMGKPPINSRYSLVMAASKRARALIDQESPMIPDRYNGRMLSLAIAEMEQEKIGIITREPSQEESESKGFDEMAVVDLSNQYEDEE; this is translated from the coding sequence ATGCTGCATCCATCTTATAAAGAATTGATTGATCATGTCAATCATGTGAATACAGAAATGGGCAAGCCGCCAATCAATAGCCGCTACAGCCTGGTTATGGCTGCTTCTAAGCGTGCAAGAGCGCTGATTGATCAGGAGAGCCCAATGATTCCGGATCGATATAATGGCCGGATGCTATCCCTCGCCATTGCTGAAATGGAGCAGGAAAAAATAGGGATTATCACCAGAGAGCCCTCTCAGGAGGAAAGTGAGAGTAAAGGGTTTGATGAGATGGCCGTTGTGGATCTGAGCAATCAGTACGAAGACGAAGAATAA
- the gmk gene encoding guanylate kinase has protein sequence MDSRKGVLAVISGFSGVGKGTVVKELLTRYPYALSVSATTRAPREGEVAGVSYHYITKEAFEERIEAGDFLEWAQYVEQYYGTPKSFVMQQLEQGKDVILEIEAEGAFKVRAQYPEALLIYMVPPNMQELKRRLIGRGTETKEKVEQRLKKAREEELERARHYDFLVVNDELESCIQELHRVIQTRTGVAPASGDLLSKLEQEAKELGF, from the coding sequence ATGGACAGCAGAAAAGGAGTGTTAGCTGTGATATCCGGCTTTTCCGGTGTAGGCAAGGGAACCGTGGTAAAGGAGCTTCTCACGCGGTATCCGTATGCTCTTTCTGTATCGGCGACGACAAGAGCGCCGCGGGAAGGAGAGGTTGCAGGCGTTTCCTATCATTATATAACCAAGGAAGCATTTGAAGAGAGGATTGAGGCGGGAGATTTTTTAGAGTGGGCTCAGTACGTGGAGCAATATTATGGAACGCCTAAATCCTTTGTGATGCAGCAGCTGGAGCAGGGCAAGGATGTGATTCTGGAAATTGAAGCAGAAGGCGCCTTCAAGGTGCGTGCGCAGTATCCGGAAGCACTCCTGATTTATATGGTTCCGCCGAACATGCAGGAGCTGAAGCGGCGTCTCATTGGCCGCGGCACCGAAACAAAGGAAAAGGTAGAGCAGCGTCTTAAAAAAGCCAGAGAGGAAGAGCTGGAAAGAGCAAGGCATTATGATTTTCTGGTGGTTAATGATGAGCTGGAAAGTTGTATTCAGGAGCTGCACCGTGTGATTCAAACGCGAACGGGGGTCGCGCCGGCTTCCGGGGATTTGCTGAGCAAGCTGGAGCAGGAAGCAAAAGAACTAGGCTTTTGA
- a CDS encoding DUF370 domain-containing protein, whose product MRLVNIGFGSTVNAARIVVILKPDSAPIRRRIQEAKEGRQLIDATYGRKIRAVLMMDSGHVVVSAIAPETIAARLSTERGEEEWTAEKEC is encoded by the coding sequence ATGAGATTAGTGAATATCGGGTTTGGCAGTACGGTAAATGCCGCCCGGATTGTGGTGATTTTAAAACCGGATTCTGCGCCGATCCGGAGGCGCATTCAAGAGGCGAAAGAAGGAAGGCAGCTGATTGATGCAACCTATGGGCGGAAAATCCGGGCAGTATTGATGATGGACAGCGGCCATGTGGTGGTGTCGGCGATTGCACCGGAGACCATTGCTGCCAGACTGAGCACAGAGAGGGGAGAGGAAGAATGGACAGCAGAAAAGGAGTGTTAG
- a CDS encoding YicC family protein has product MKSMTGFGRGEKEMDGHVFTVEIKTVNHRYLESGVRLSRKFGALENHVRKILKDQVARGKADVFINYTNHSQEQGGIWLNEGKLEAYLTALREQGRAKGLEDDLRLSHILQLPDVLQQEEESEKLEELEPVLTQALEEALDQLNQMREKEGAHLKSDFESKLEMLEALRQEVAERAPFVVQDYKEKLYSRMQEYLDQDKLLHLEEGRLEAEVTLFADRCCIDEELTRLASHIRQYKQTMEKDEPIGRQLDFLTQELNREANTIASKSNDLEITQHALAMKNVIEKIREQVQNIE; this is encoded by the coding sequence TTGAAAAGTATGACAGGATTTGGCCGCGGTGAAAAGGAAATGGACGGTCATGTATTTACGGTGGAGATCAAAACAGTCAATCATCGTTATTTAGAAAGCGGGGTTCGGCTTAGCCGGAAATTCGGCGCATTGGAAAATCATGTCCGAAAGATTCTGAAAGACCAGGTAGCGCGGGGCAAGGCTGATGTTTTTATTAACTATACAAACCATAGTCAGGAGCAAGGCGGCATCTGGCTGAATGAGGGAAAGCTGGAGGCATATCTGACGGCGCTGCGGGAGCAGGGCCGGGCAAAGGGGCTGGAGGATGATCTAAGGCTTAGTCATATTTTACAGCTTCCGGATGTTTTACAGCAGGAGGAAGAGAGTGAAAAATTAGAGGAGCTGGAGCCAGTTTTAACACAGGCACTAGAAGAGGCGCTGGATCAGCTCAATCAGATGCGGGAAAAAGAAGGGGCTCATTTAAAAAGCGATTTTGAGAGCAAGCTGGAGATGCTGGAAGCGCTGCGGCAGGAGGTCGCAGAAAGAGCGCCCTTTGTTGTGCAGGACTATAAGGAAAAGCTCTATAGCCGTATGCAGGAATATTTGGATCAGGACAAGCTGCTCCATCTGGAGGAAGGGCGGCTGGAGGCGGAGGTTACGCTTTTTGCAGACCGCTGCTGTATCGATGAGGAGCTGACCAGACTGGCAAGTCATATTCGGCAGTATAAGCAGACCATGGAAAAGGATGAGCCGATCGGCCGGCAGCTGGATTTTCTGACGCAGGAGCTGAACCGGGAGGCGAATACCATTGCTTCTAAATCCAATGATCTAGAGATTACACAGCATGCCCTTGCTATGAAAAATGTGATTGAGAAAATCAGAGAGCAGGTTCAGAATATTGAGTAG
- a CDS encoding PAS domain-containing protein: MALTNSQVISVVYGTCRMDVEEGWKLIKVDDEFVQLTGYTKEKVIKDRVVYSQLVHEDDLADFFQRFTMQLETKGIAYLSHRLITRDGRETVVYCLGELFVDENTGRTLAKATLTPVRENERALQEAEQRAED; encoded by the coding sequence ATGGCACTGACAAATTCCCAGGTCATTTCTGTTGTTTACGGTACTTGCCGGATGGATGTCGAGGAAGGCTGGAAACTGATTAAGGTTGATGATGAATTTGTACAGCTGACGGGTTATACGAAGGAAAAGGTCATTAAGGACCGCGTTGTATATAGCCAGCTAGTGCATGAGGACGATCTGGCGGATTTTTTTCAGCGGTTTACCATGCAGCTTGAGACAAAAGGCATTGCCTATCTGAGTCATCGGCTGATTACCAGAGACGGGCGGGAGACGGTGGTATACTGCCTGGGAGAGCTGTTTGTAGATGAAAATACGGGGCGGACGCTGGCAAAGGCAACGCTGACGCCGGTTAGAGAAAATGAAAGGGCCCTGCAGGAAGCGGAGCAAAGAGCAGAGGACTGA
- a CDS encoding fibronectin/fibrinogen-binding protein, producing the protein MPFDGITAFAVQCELEKQLLGGRIDKIYQPEADEVILNIRSQGKMQRLLLTANASHARLHLTEQKPETPLQPPMFCMLFRKHFTGGKILSIAQHHFDRIIEIRVEVLNELGDLCHKSIVAEIMGKHSNLILVDERGQIIDSVRHVNPLMSSVRSVQPGLVYQLPAHNQKANPLELMPKGQVSFGAVMQSYEGALEKGLYQLFNGLSPLAAREVLTRAHIEEKTRYQELSPEQQGQLRASLEQLLEQLEAAQGPYLLYQDENGRAVDFSVVPYQTMQGSRIKEFDTLSALMDVFYARSDVQDKMKQKSQELRHLITTNLERAVKKQGLQEKQMADTKGRELDRIKGELITANLYQLKKGMTRCQLANYYEEGAPAVDIHLDVNLTPAQNAQKYYARYNKQKRTEEALNTQLALTREEVQYLESILTALTLADCEKDIEDIRAELYQTGYIKKAHKVRKNLSVSQPISFVTTEGVKGLIGKNNMQNDQLTFKTASAKDEWFHVKDMPGSHVILLINGLEEGRDYTEESLKEAAAMAALHSKGAGGNQVPVDHTQRRYVKKPAGSKPGFVIYTHQQTIYVKAQWMEQAGQALKK; encoded by the coding sequence ATGCCATTTGACGGAATCACGGCCTTTGCGGTGCAGTGCGAGCTGGAAAAGCAGCTGCTGGGAGGGCGTATTGATAAAATCTATCAGCCGGAAGCGGATGAGGTGATCCTCAACATCCGCAGCCAGGGCAAGATGCAGCGGCTGCTGCTGACGGCAAACGCCAGTCATGCCAGGCTCCATCTTACAGAGCAAAAGCCCGAAACGCCGCTGCAGCCGCCCATGTTCTGCATGCTGTTTCGCAAGCATTTTACCGGCGGAAAGATCCTGAGCATCGCCCAGCATCATTTTGACAGGATCATCGAAATCCGCGTTGAAGTGTTAAATGAGCTGGGAGACCTGTGCCACAAATCAATTGTGGCGGAAATCATGGGCAAGCACAGCAATTTAATATTAGTGGATGAACGGGGACAGATTATTGATTCCGTGCGGCATGTAAATCCACTCATGAGCTCCGTGCGCAGCGTACAGCCGGGACTTGTATATCAGCTTCCGGCACACAATCAAAAGGCCAATCCCTTAGAGCTCATGCCAAAGGGCCAGGTTTCATTCGGCGCTGTGATGCAAAGCTATGAGGGGGCGCTGGAAAAAGGACTGTACCAGCTATTTAACGGGCTTAGTCCTCTGGCGGCCAGAGAGGTACTGACAAGAGCTCATATAGAAGAAAAAACGCGCTATCAGGAGCTTTCACCAGAGCAGCAGGGGCAGCTGCGCGCTTCTTTAGAGCAGCTGCTGGAGCAGCTGGAGGCGGCACAGGGGCCTTATCTTCTGTATCAGGACGAAAACGGCAGGGCGGTGGATTTTTCGGTGGTGCCCTACCAGACCATGCAGGGAAGCCGCATAAAGGAATTTGATACGCTCAGCGCCCTGATGGATGTGTTTTATGCGCGCAGCGATGTGCAGGATAAAATGAAGCAAAAATCGCAGGAGCTGCGGCATCTGATCACGACGAATTTGGAACGTGCAGTAAAAAAGCAGGGGTTGCAGGAAAAGCAGATGGCCGATACCAAGGGCAGGGAGCTTGACAGGATCAAAGGAGAGCTGATCACAGCCAATTTATATCAGCTAAAAAAAGGCATGACACGCTGTCAGCTGGCCAATTATTACGAAGAGGGAGCGCCCGCAGTCGACATTCATCTGGACGTCAACCTAACGCCCGCGCAGAATGCGCAGAAGTATTATGCACGCTACAATAAACAAAAACGCACAGAAGAGGCGTTAAATACACAGCTCGCGCTCACGCGAGAAGAAGTGCAGTATCTGGAAAGTATTTTAACGGCTCTGACATTAGCTGACTGCGAAAAAGATATAGAGGACATTCGTGCAGAGCTTTATCAAACAGGATATATAAAAAAAGCGCACAAGGTGCGCAAAAATCTGTCGGTTTCCCAGCCTATCTCCTTTGTAACCACAGAGGGGGTTAAGGGGCTGATAGGAAAGAACAATATGCAAAATGACCAGCTGACCTTTAAAACAGCATCAGCCAAGGATGAATGGTTTCATGTTAAGGATATGCCGGGGTCACATGTGATTCTGCTGATCAATGGTCTGGAAGAAGGACGCGATTATACCGAGGAAAGCCTAAAAGAAGCGGCCGCTATGGCGGCGCTGCATTCTAAAGGAGCCGGCGGCAATCAGGTTCCGGTTGATCACACCCAGAGACGATATGTGAAAAAGCCTGCCGGCAGTAAGCCTGGTTTTGTCATCTATACGCATCAGCAGACGATTTATGTTAAGGCGCAGTGGATGGAGCAAGCGGGTCAGGCGTTAAAGAAGTAA